A genomic window from Brevinematales bacterium includes:
- a CDS encoding protein-L-isoaspartate(D-aspartate) O-methyltransferase, which produces MVEQQISGRDVTDTPVLQALLKVERHLFVPHDQQADAYGDGPLPIGGGQTISQPYIVAYMTGALKLTRDKNVLEIGTGCGYQTAILAEIARDVYTIERIPRLSEQASALLTSLNYKNIHYHIGNGFNGWPEHAPYDGIVVTCAPQFIPQALTAQLAPGGRMIIPVGTPGYQELLLIRKSDNGKITERALCGVRFVPMVED; this is translated from the coding sequence ATGGTCGAACAGCAGATTTCCGGCCGCGATGTAACCGATACCCCCGTATTACAGGCTTTGCTGAAGGTCGAGCGGCATCTTTTTGTTCCGCATGATCAGCAGGCGGACGCATACGGGGACGGGCCGTTACCGATCGGCGGAGGGCAGACGATTTCACAACCGTACATTGTCGCTTATATGACCGGGGCGCTGAAACTGACCCGCGATAAAAATGTGCTGGAGATCGGCACGGGATGCGGATACCAGACCGCCATCCTTGCCGAGATCGCACGCGATGTCTACACTATCGAACGTATCCCCCGGCTTTCGGAACAAGCCTCCGCCCTTCTGACATCGTTAAACTATAAAAACATTCATTACCATATTGGAAACGGTTTTAACGGGTGGCCGGAGCATGCCCCCTACGACGGTATCGTTGTGACATGCGCCCCGCAATTTATCCCGCAAGCCCTGACCGCGCAGTTAGCCCCCGGCGGAAGGATGATTATTCCTGTGGGAACGCCGGGATACCAGGAGCTTTTACTGATACGGAAAAGCGATAACGGGAAGATCACCGAGCGCGCGCTCTGCGGGGTACGTTTCGTCCCGATGGTTGAGGATTAA